GCCGAGGCGGGCTTCCCACTCATCGCCCTCGTCGAGAGCGCGCTGGGCGTGGAGGAGGCGCTCGCCCTGGCCAGGGCTCACGCCGGAGTGGAGCGCTTGGCCTTCGGCTCGCTCGACTTTCTGGCCGATATCGGCGCGAGCTGGTCGCCCGACGGCGAGGCGCTCCTCTACGCCCGCGCGCGGCTGGTGAGCTGCAGCCGGGCGGCGGGGCTCGAGCCGCCCATCGACGGGGTCTGGCCCAAGCTCGAGGACGAGGCGGGGCTCGTCCGCGACGCCAAGCTCGCGCGCGCGCTGGGCTTTGGCGGCAAGCTGCTCGTTCACCCCAAGCAGCTCGCCCCGGTCAGGGAGGCCTTTGCGCCGAGTAGCGACGAACTCGAGCGAGCCCGGCGCATCGTCCGAGCGGCCGCGGGCGTGGAGGCGGGCGGCGCCCTGCGGCTGGGGGATGAGATGATCGACCCGCCTGTGGTACGCTGGGCACGTCAACTCTTAGAAGCAAGCCGGGAGGAGGTGGTCGCCGAGACCGATGAAGCGAAGAGCCCAGAGGGCTAGTGGACTCCAGCCTGCAAACCGTGAGCCAGGCTCATGATCCAAGCGCCGCGGACAAGGTGCAGGCGCGGTGCGGACTAGGTACGAGTACTAGGCACAATTCAAGAAGATCGAAAGGTTGAGACATGGCAAGACCGTTTAGAACACTGACACTCCTCATAGCGGCGCTGCTGCTCGCTAGCGCCACGGCCCAGCGCGAGGGCTGGCCGAGCTCGCTCACCATCGGCACCGCCTCGGTGGGCGGCACCTACTTCATCTACGGCGGCGGCTGGGCCAATCTTATCCAGCAGGAACTGGGCGTCTCCACCAGCACCGAGGTGACCGGCGGCCCCAACCAGAACATGCTCTTAGTGCAGAACCAGAACGTCGAGCTGGGCATGGTCACCATGGGCCCGGCCTGGGAGGGCTGGACCGGCGAGGGCGACTGGACCGGCGGCGTGGAGATGCGCGACGTGCGCGCGCTCTTCCCCATGTACGGCACCCCCTTTCACATCATCACCCTGGCGGGCTCGGGCATCGACACCATCGAAGGCCTGCAGGGCCGCGCGGTCGGCGTCGGCCCCGCGGGCGGCACCCCCGGCACCTACTTCCCGCGCTTTTTCGAGCAGCTCGGCATCGACATCCGGGTGAGACAGGCGGGCGCCAGCGACCTGGCCTCGCAGCTCATGGACGGGCAAATAGACGGCTTCGCCTTTGCCGCGGGCATCCCCATCGCCTCCTTTTTGGAGATCGAAGCGCAGCGCAGCGCCAACATCTTCACCTTCGACGAGGAGCAACAAGAACAGCTTTTGGAGGCCTTCTTCTACCTGGGTCCGGACACCATTCCCGCCAGCGCCTACACCAGCCTGGACGAGGATCTGGTGACGGTCGGCATGTACAACGTCGCCATCGGCCACGCCGACCTGCCCGAAGACTTCGTCTACGAGATGGTCAAGACGGTGCTCGAGAACCAGCAGTTCCTGATCGACACCCACCAGTCGGCCGAGGAAACGGTGCCGGAAAACATGCTCCCCAAC
This region of Deinococcota bacterium genomic DNA includes:
- a CDS encoding aldolase/citrate lyase family protein, translating into PLIIVRVNGARSEAFAADLPALRGLRVGAVMLAKAEGPEDVEACAEAGFPLIALVESALGVEEALALARAHAGVERLAFGSLDFLADIGASWSPDGEALLYARARLVSCSRAAGLEPPIDGVWPKLEDEAGLVRDAKLARALGFGGKLLVHPKQLAPVREAFAPSSDELERARRIVRAAAGVEAGGALRLGDEMIDPPVVRWARQLLEASREEVVAETDEAKSPEG
- a CDS encoding TAXI family TRAP transporter solute-binding subunit, encoding MARPFRTLTLLIAALLLASATAQREGWPSSLTIGTASVGGTYFIYGGGWANLIQQELGVSTSTEVTGGPNQNMLLVQNQNVELGMVTMGPAWEGWTGEGDWTGGVEMRDVRALFPMYGTPFHIITLAGSGIDTIEGLQGRAVGVGPAGGTPGTYFPRFFEQLGIDIRVRQAGASDLASQLMDGQIDGFAFAAGIPIASFLEIEAQRSANIFTFDEEQQEQLLEAFFYLGPDTIPASAYTSLDEDLVTVGMYNVAIGHADLPEDFVYEMVKTVLENQQFLIDTHQSAEETVPENMLPNNAFLWLHPGAIRYFEEIGISIPEALIPPEYSPAAGN